The Argentina anserina chromosome 3, drPotAnse1.1, whole genome shotgun sequence genome includes a region encoding these proteins:
- the LOC126786478 gene encoding dynein light chain 1, cytoplasmic-like: MLEGKAVINETDMLETMQQEALQLAAKALDIFDVTEPTEIAQFIKKDFDESYGIGWQCIVGTDFGSFVTHSQGCFIHFCIGSLAFLLFRGATNRTTSAELNRIPTLEAVNA, from the exons ATGTTAGAAGGCAAAGCGGTGATCAATGAGACTGATATGCTTGAAACAATGCAGCAAGAAGCACTCCAATTAGCCGCGAAGGCTCTCGACATCTTTGATGTCACCGAACCTACTGAAATAGCTCAATTCATAAAGAAG GATTTCGATGAATCGTATGGAATTGGGTGGCAATGTATAGTGGGAACTGATTTTGGTTCGTTTGTGACACACAGCCAGGGTTGTTTTATCCACTTCTGCATAGGTAGCCTTGCATTCTTACTCTTCAGGGGTGCAACTAATCGAACCACCTCTGCGGAGCTGAACAGGATTCCAACATTAGAGGCTGTAAATGCATAA
- the LOC126786463 gene encoding external alternative NAD(P)H-ubiquinone oxidoreductase B2, mitochondrial, translated as MNGILQKVAAPFRIYPNLSKILLVVAVGGGGYVAYAQANSDYLVSSAPGAERKKVVILGTGWAGTSFLRNLKNPSYDVHVVSPRNYFTFTPLLPSVTCGTVEPRSIIEPIRNMVRKKKIGFQFTEAECLKIDAKEKKIYCRSKLQDGVKEFVVDYDYLVISVGASVNTFNTPGVMENCHFLKEVEDAQKIRKTVVECFEKASLPTVSDEEKERILHFAVVGGGPTGVEFAAELHDYVNEDLGKLYPEVKDKVKITLLEAGNHILSMFDKRITEFAEAKFRREGIDVKTGSMVTKIDDKQITTKEMKTGNISTMPYGMALWSTGIGSRPFIRDFMNQIGQANRRVLATDEWLRVEGCDKIYALGDCATINQRKVQEDISAIFSKADKDKSGTLTVQEWKEVINDICERYPQVDLYLKNKNMRDIVDLLKETKGDSATKTAELNIEDFKLALSKVDSEMKMLPATAQVAAQEGVYLANCFNRMEMCEKYPEGPLRFRGEGRHRFRPFRYKHLGQFAPLGGEQTAAQLPVLPGDGVSIGYSSQWLWYSVYASKQVSWRNRGMVISDWLRCHIFGRDSSQV; from the exons ATGAACGGGATCCTCCAGAAGGTTGCTGCACCTTTCCGTATCTATCCTAATCTCTCGAAGATTCTACTCGTCGTCGCCGTCGG tggtggtggctatgtaGCCTATGCTCAGGCAAACTCAGACTACCTGGTCAGCAGTGCACCTGGTGCAGAAAGAAAGAAGGTGGTTATACTTGGGACAGGGTGGGCTGGAACATCTTTCTTAAGGAATCTGAAGAATCCTTCATATGATGTTCATGTTGTATCTCCTCGTAATTACTTTACGTTCACCCCTCTACTGCCGAGTGTTACCTGTGGTACGGTTGAGCCTCGGAGCATCATTGAACCAATTCGTAACATGGTTCGAAAG AAAAAGATTGGCTTTCAATTCACTGAAGCCGAGTGTCTCAAGATTGatgcaaaagagaagaaaatctaTTGCCGGTCTAAACTACAGGACGGGGTTAAAGAATTTGTTGTGGACTACGACTACCTTGTAATATCTGTCGGAGCCAGTGTTAATACCTTCAATACTCCTGGTGTGATGGAGAACTGCCATTTCTTGAAG GAAGTGGAAGATGCTCAGAAGATACGAAAAACTGTTGTTGAATGCTTCGAAAAGGCCAGCCTGCCGACTGTCAGTGAtgaggagaaggagagaatTCTTCATTTTGCCGTTGTTGGGGGTGGCCCAACTGGCGTAGAGTTTGCTGCCGAACTTCATGATTATGTGAATGAGGATTTAGGCAAACTATATCCTGAGGTCAAAGATAAAGTTAAAATAACACTTCTTGAGGCTGGAAATCACATTCTGAGTAT GTTTGATAAAAGAATCACAGAGTTTGCTGAGGCCAAATTTCGCAGAGAGGGTATTGATGTAAAAACTGGATCAATGGTTACTAAAATAGATGATAAACAAATCACCACCAAAGAAATGAAAACTGGAAACATTTCAACCATGCCATATGGAATGGCTCTCTGGTCAACTGGTATTGGATCACGCCCTTTTATAAGGGATTTCATGAATCAAATTGGTCAG GCTAATAGACGTGTTCTAGCAACTGATGAATGGTTACGTGTGGAGGGATGTGACAAAATCTATGCACTTGGTGATTGTGCCACAATCAATCAGCGAAAAGTTCAG GAAGATATCTCTGCTATATTCAGTAAGGCAGACAAGGACAAATCAGGAACACTTACTGTTCAGGAATGGAAAGAAGTCATCAATGACATTTGTGAAAGATATCCTCAAGTGGATCTTTAtttgaagaacaagaatatgCGTGATATTGTTGATCTTCTGAAGGAAACAAAGGGGGACAGTGCAACTAAGACAGCGGAGCTGAACATTGAAGATTTCAAATTAGCTCTTTCTAAAGTGGATTCCGAGATGAAAATGCTTCCAGCTACAGCCCAG GTTGCAGCTCAAGAAGGTGTCTATCTTGCCAATTGTTTCAACCGTATGGAAATGTGTGAGAAATATCCAGAAGGTCCTCTCAGGTTTCGGGGAGAAGGTCGTCATCGATTCCGTCCCTTCAG GTACAAGCATCTTGGACAATTTGCTCCTTTGGGAGGTGAGCAAACAGCTGCACAACTCCCTGTGCTTCCTGGTGATGGTGTGTCTATCGGCTACAGCTCCCAGTGGCTCTGGTATTCTGTTTACGCCAG CAAACAAGTAAGCTGGCGCAACAGGGGAATGGTCATTTCCGACTGGTTAAGATGTCACATTTTCGGAAGGGATTCTAGTCAGGTTTGA
- the LOC126788744 gene encoding uncharacterized protein LOC126788744 encodes MVRTGSLIWDLNSCSGSVFAETMKCFWGSISTNPLFSSIVTLYALILLYFPHHFLSIVFSPVLIITGIILITLLRLGASQNFEDDGLKEKKRPSDLEITTENDEPNDSLEVVHEPEQSAKVVQEEDHSFVTYRFETEEREIGFDQHSCFDDYFVEWNVKAPLEVIYEEYEGEEDEVDPDEKEQREEHENQVLSLGSQPSLSLYYPESDSDTSSDGDFSMSGAWDSPENMCYKWEEDDREGLIEIALDGNKRSGLRIQVEEENLIEIDISPTRSNEFGGEKWMFPGEVRFS; translated from the coding sequence ATGGTACGAACTGGGAGTCTCATTTGGGATTTGAATTCTTGTTCGGGTTCGGTTTTTGCTGAAACAATGAAATGCTTCTGGGGTTCGATTTCTACAAACCCTCTGTTTTCAAGCATTGTCACTCTCTACGCTCTGATCCTCCTTTACTTCCCGCACCATTTCTTGAGCATTGTTTTCTCGCCGGTGCTGATCATAACCGGAATAATCTTGATCACTCTTCTTCGACTTGGTGCAAGTCAGAATTTTGAAGATGATGGtctcaaagaaaagaaaaggcctTCTGATTTGGAAATCACAACAGAGAATGATGAACCAAATGATAGTCTTGAAGTCGTTCATGAACCTGAACAAAGTGCAAAAGTTGTACAAGAAGAAGATCACAGCTTTGTCACGTATCGATTTGAAACAGAGGAAAGGGAGATTGGTTTTGATCAGCACTCCTGTTTTGATGACTACTTCGTTGAGTGGAATGTGAAGGCGCCATTAGAGGTCATCTATGAAGAATATGAAGGTGAAGAAGATGAGGTGGATCCAGATGAGAAGGAACAGcgtgaagaacacgaaaaccAAGTCCTGAGTCTCGGAAGCCAACCTTCGTTGTCTTTGTATTACCCGGAGTCGGATTCAGATACTTCCTCCGACGGTGACTTTTCGATGAGCGGAGCTTGGGACTCACCGGAAAACATGTGCTACAAGTGGGAAGAGGATGACAGAGAAGGGCTGATTGAGATTGCTTTGGATGGTAATAAGAGGTCAGGTTTAAGAATCCAAGTTGAGGAAGAGAACTTGATAGAGATTGATATATCTCCGACGAGAAGCAATGAGTTTGGCGGCGAGAAGTGGATGTTTCCCGGTGAGGTTAGATTCAGTTAA
- the LOC126789597 gene encoding uncharacterized protein LOC126789597, with protein sequence MSRFGHGDVIACAVNLEEKPLASIGFPENGRSFGTAVRFDAGGLGVGAAEGEARKLGWECGVFPHVLLKNVGVEMMFGVEDGLVPEEGFRAWECAVEDGNLVMGPAVGVHIIWSRYLTFACFSF encoded by the coding sequence ATGAGTCGGTTTGGGCATGGGGATGTGATTGCTTGTGCTGTGAATCTTGAGGAGAAGCCGTTGGCTTCGATTGGATTTCCGGAGAACGGGAGGAGTTTTGGTACGGCGGTGAGGTTTGATGCCGGTGGATTGGGTGTTGGGGCGGCGGAGGGCGAAGCGAGGAAGTTGGGATGGGAATGTGGGGTGTTTCCTCATGTTTTGTTGAAGAATGTTGGGGTGGAGATGATGTTTGGTGTCGAAGATGGATTGGTGCCGGAAGAGGGGTTCAGGGCTTGGGAGTGTGCTGTTGAGGATGGGAATTTGGTTATGGGACCGGCTGTTGGGGTTCATATTATTTGGTCTAGATACTTAACATTTGCGTGCTTTTCTTTTTAA
- the LOC126788410 gene encoding F-box protein SKIP27-like, with protein sequence MALGKKCRSDSLKRSVSFGGAVGEGFVRALGRKRVEIVELGSPKTPLKRQRSACFDFNIDFEDGVPKLEALPREILIKILCGVDHEDLKQLFHVSKAIREATIIAKQWHFAYSTPRKIRAFRTKIDFSEWNEDLDEIEAPNAPKQKRLHRALPSRKKLNEISVNLLDSLDEGMRRGLFMDEDDE encoded by the exons ATGGCTTTGGGGAAGAAGTGCCGGAGTGACTCACTCAAACGCAGCGTTTCATTCGGCGGCGCGGTCGGTGAAGGGTTTGTTCGAGCTTTGGGGAGGAAAAGGGTTGAGATTGTTGAGTTGGGTAGCCCCAAGACTCCGTTGAAGAGGCAGAGGAGCGCGTGTTTCGATTTCAATATTGATTTTGAGGATGGTGTGCCTAAACTAGAAGCTCTGCCTCGGGAGATTCTG ATTAAGATTCTGTGTGGAGTTGATCATGAGGATCTTAAGCAGCTTTTCCATGTGTCTAAGGCGATTAGAGAAGCG ACTATTATTGCGAAACAGTGGCATTTTGCATATAGCACACCTAGAAAGATTCGGGCTTTCCGAACCAAGATTGATTTTTCGGAGTGGAATGAGGATTTGGATGAGATTGAAGCTCCGAATGCTCCGAAGCAGAAGAGGCTGCATAGGGCGCTGCCGAGCAGGAAGAAGCTGAATGAGATTTCGGTTAACTTATTGGATTCATTGGATGAGGGAATGAGAAGAGGGCTTTTCatggatgaagatgatgagtgA